In Rhineura floridana isolate rRhiFlo1 chromosome 1, rRhiFlo1.hap2, whole genome shotgun sequence, the following proteins share a genomic window:
- the BLOC1S5 gene encoding biogenesis of lysosome-related organelles complex 1 subunit 5, with the protein MRRRSGEGKNSPTSAVLDSRNEMNSGGAVTLSPTKTGESPLFGGGNKRDSLGSALSHPIFKDAGEIYSRLLDHRPVIQGEIRYFIKEFEEKRGLREVRVLENLKNTTFETNDQILPKCEEMMQGNLNEALRRLQVASEMINRLQEREQEERQLQTEKLLAGETQYIALREEFMKEQHNAKTVVDEEHTNAMARLKEQYAAMEKDLAKHAL; encoded by the exons ATGCGCCGTCGAAGCGGTGAGGGAAAAAACAGTCCAACTTCGGCAGTTCTTGACAGCAGGAACGAGATGAACAGTGGGGGTGCTGTGACTCTCAGTCCAACTAAAACAGGAGAGTCGCCGCTTTTTGGCGGCGGTAATAAGCGAGATTCGTTGGGGTCAGCGCTGTCACATCCTATTTTCAAGG ATGCTGGAGAAATATATTCCCGACTTTTGGATCATAGACCAGTTATTCAAGGAGAAATTCGTTACTTCATTAAAGAATTTGAA GAAAAGCGTGGTCTCCGAGAAGTGCGGGTTCTTGAAAACCTAAAGAACACAACTTTTGAGACAAATGACCAGATTCTTCCAAAGTGTGAAGAAATGATGCAGGGAAATCTAAATGAAGCACTCAGGAGAT TACAGGTAGCCAGTGAAATGATCAACAGACTCCAAGAGAGAGAGCAGGAAGAAAGACAG CTTCAGACTGAGAAGCTCCTGGCTGGTGAAACGCAATATATAGCACTGCGGGAGGAATTCATGAAGGAGCAGCACAACGCAAAAACAGTTGTGGATGAAGAGCACACAAACGCTATGGCACGCCTTAAAGAACAATATGCTGCAATGGAAAAGGACCTGGCCAAACATGCTCTTTAA